A genome region from Aptenodytes patagonicus chromosome 26, bAptPat1.pri.cur, whole genome shotgun sequence includes the following:
- the LOC143171088 gene encoding claw keratin-like — MSCSSLCVPSCGVAAPAPLADSTNEPCVRQCPDSTVVIQPPASVVTFPGPILSSFPQYSVVGSAGFPGVGGGYGGTFGGRGGFGGLGGYGGYGGLGGYGGYGLYGGYGAFGGCGYGGWGRGHRYLSGSCGPC, encoded by the coding sequence ATGTCCTGCTCCAGCCTGTGCGTCCCTTCCTGTGGGgtggccgccccggccccactgGCCGACAGCACCAACGAGCCCTGCGTGCGGCAGTGCCCTGACTCCACGGTGGTGATCCAGCCCCCGGCCTCGGTGGTCACCTTCCCCGggcccatcctcagctccttcccgcagtaCAGCGTTGTTGGCTCGGCGGGATTCCCCGGTGTTGGAGGGGGCTATGGCGGCACTTTTGGAGGCCGTGGCGGATTTGGAGGCTTAGGGGGCTATGGGGGGTATGGAGGCCTTGGAGGCTATGGGGGCTATGGGCTTTATGGGGGCTATGGAGCCTTTGGGGGTTGCGGATATGGTGGCTGGGGCCGAGGCCACAGGTACCTCAGTGGCAGCTGCGGGCCCTGCTAA
- the LOC143171098 gene encoding claw keratin-like: MSCSSLCVPSCGVAAPAPLADSANEPCVRQCPDSTVVIQPPASVVTFPGPILSSFPQYSVVGSAGFPGVGGGYGGTFGGRGGFGGLGGYGGYGGLGGYGGYGLYGGYGAFGGCGYGGWGRGHRYLSGSCGPC; encoded by the coding sequence ATGTCCTGCTCCAGCCTGTGCGTCCCTTCCTGTGGGgtggccgccccggccccactgGCCGACAGCGCCAACGAGCCCTGCGTGCGGCAGTGCCCTGACTCCACGGTGGTGATCCAGCCCCCGGCCTCGGTGGTCACCTTCCCCGggcccatcctcagctccttcccgcagtaCAGCGTTGTTGGCTCGGCGGGATTCCCCGGTGTTGGAGGGGGCTATGGCGGCACTTTTGGAGGCCGTGGCGGATTTGGAGGCTTAGGGGGCTATGGGGGGTATGGAGGCCTTGGAGGCTATGGGGGCTATGGGCTTTATGGGGGCTATGGAGCCTTTGGGGGTTGCGGATATGGTGGCTGGGGCCGAGGCCACAGGTACCTCAGTGGCAGCTGCGGGCCCTGCTAA
- the LOC143171073 gene encoding claw keratin-like — protein sequence MSCSSLCVPSCGVAAPAPLANSTNEPCVRQCPDSTVVIQPPASVVTFPGPILSSFPQYSVVGSAGFPGVGGGYGGTFGGRGGFGGLGGYGGYGGLGGYGGYGLYGGYGAFGGCGYGGWGRGHRYLSGSCGPC from the coding sequence ATGTCCTGCTCCAGCCTGTGCGTCCCTTCCTGTGGGgtggccgccccggccccactggccaacagcacCAACGAGCCCTGCGTGCGGCAGTGCCCTGACTCCACGGTGGTGATCCAGCCCCCGGCCTCGGTGGTCACCTTCCCCGggcccatcctcagctccttcccgcagtaCAGCGTTGTTGGCTCGGCGGGATTCCCCGGTGTTGGAGGGGGCTATGGCGGCACTTTTGGAGGCCGTGGCGGATTTGGAGGCTTAGGGGGCTATGGGGGGTATGGAGGCCTTGGAGGCTATGGGGGCTATGGGCTTTATGGGGGCTATGGAGCCTTTGGGGGTTGCGGATATGGTGGCTGGGGCCGAGGCCACAGGTACCTCAGTGGCAGCTGCGGGCCCTGCTAA
- the LOC143171103 gene encoding claw keratin-like, whose amino-acid sequence MSCSSLCVPSCGVAAPAPLADSANEPCVRQCPDSTVVIQPPASVVTFPGPILSSFPQYSVVGSAGFPGVGGGYGGTFGGRGGFGGLGGYGGYGGLGGYGGYGLYGGYGAFGGCGYGGWGRGHRYLSGSCGPC is encoded by the coding sequence ATGTCCTGCTCCAGCCTGTGCGTCCCTTCCTGTGGGgtggccgccccggccccactgGCCGACAGCGCCAACGAGCCCTGCGTGCGGCAGTGCCCTGACTCCACGGTGGTGATCCAGCCCCCGGCCTCGGTGGTCACCTTCCCCGggcccatcctcagctccttcccgcagtaCAGCGTTGTTGGCTCGGCGGGATTCCCCGGTGTTGGAGGGGGCTATGGCGGCACTTTTGGAGGCCGTGGTGGATTTGGAGGCTTAGGGGGCTATGGGGGGTATGGAGGCCTTGGAGGCTATGGGGGCTATGGGCTTTATGGGGGCTATGGAGCCTTTGGGGGTTGCGGATATGGTGGCTGGGGCCGAGGCCACAGGTACCTCAGTGGCAGCTGCGGGCCCTGCTAA
- the LOC143171109 gene encoding claw keratin-like, with translation MSCSSLCVPSCGVAAPAPLANSANEPCVRQCPDSTVVIQPPASVVTFPGPILSSFPQYSVVGSAGFPGVGGGYGGTFGGRGGFGGLGGYGGYGGLGGYGGYGLYGGYGAFGGCGYGGWGRGHGYLSGSCGPC, from the coding sequence ATGTCCTGCTCCAGCCTGTGCGTCCCTTCCTGTGGGgtggccgccccggccccactggccaacagcgcCAACGAGCCCTGCGTGCGGCAGTGCCCTGACTCCACGGTGGTGATCCAGCCCCCGGCCTCGGTGGTCACCTTCCCCGggcccatcctcagctccttcccgcagtaCAGCGTTGTTGGCTCGGCGGGATTCCCCGGTGTTGGAGGGGGCTATGGCGGCACTTTTGGAGGCCGTGGCGGATTTGGAGGCTTAGGGGGCTATGGGGGGTATGGAGGCCTTGGAGGCTATGGGGGCTATGGGCTTTATGGGGGCTATGGAGCCTTTGGGGGTTGCGGATATGGTGGCTGGGGCCGAGGCCACGGGTACCTCAGTGGCAGCTGCGGGCCCTGCTAA